Sequence from the Luteibacter aegosomaticola genome:
GAGATCACGCTTCCACGGCTGGTCGAACGCTTCGATCACGTTGTACGGCATGTCGACCGTTGCCGCGTAGTTGAGGAACTCGCGGATGTAACGGGCTTCGTTGACCAGGCTAGCGCTGGCATCGCGGCGCGTGCGGCCCTGGCTGGGCCAGCCGGTCTCGCCGATCATGATCTGCTTGCCGGGAAACTGCGCCTTCATGTGCTGGTACACATCAGCCACGTGGCGAACCGCCTTTTCGGGCGCGACCGGCTCATCTTCCCAGTACGGCAGGATGTGGATGGTGAGGTAATCCGTGGCCTTCGCCAGCGCCGGGTGCCTCTCCCAGAATTCCCAGACGTCGGCGTAGGTCACCGGTACGTCGGTGGCATCGTTCACGCGCTGGATGTAGGCGGCGAGCGCTTTTTCAGAAAGTTCTCCACGCAGCATCACCTCGTTACCCACGACGATGCCCCGCAGGCTGGCGTGGTCGCGCTTGGCCGCGGCGATACCCAGTTCGATTTCGCGCTCGTTCGCGACCGGGTCGCGGCCCAGCCAGATGCCCATCAGCACCTTCATGCCGTAGCGGCCGGCGATATCCGGCACCGCGCCCAGTCCCTGGCCCATCGAATACGTGCGCACGCAATCGAAGCGCTGGGAAAGCGCCTGCAGGTCGGCTTCGATGCGCTCGGGCGGGATAAAGGCGTGCACATCGAACGGCGTCTCGCCCTTGAGGCGGAACGGCGCATAGGACACGCACGCGATCTTTGCCGTAGGTGAATCCGGCAAGGCCACGGGGCGGCCCAGGAGGTACCAGTAGCCGGCGCCGAACACGGCGGCGGCGATAAGGACGATCCAGGCGAGCGGGCGCGCGAATCGCGCTAGGGCGGTTTGGGGCGGCATGCCGTTCCAGATGAGCGCGGGAAAACCCCGCAAGCTTAGCCGCCGGGGCGCTTCCACGCGATGGTGGGCGCGTTCATCCGTTCATCCGGCTTGCGCACGTCCTTCCCTTACAATGATGGGGACGTCTACGTGAAGGAATCCCGATGGCCCACGCGTTCCGCCGCCTGGCCGGCCTTGTCCTCGCCGCCTGCACCCTTGGCGCGACCCATGGTGCCCTTGCCGAGGGCACCGAGGCCCAGCGCACGCAGTTCAGGCAGGCCTATGCCACCGCCGCGCAACAGGGTGGCGATGCATGGCGCGCCCAGGCCACCGGTCTGGAGAAGTACTCGATCTACCCGTACATCGAGCAGGCCGCGCTGGAACACGACCTGCGCACGCTGGATAGCATCCGCGTGCAGGATTACCTGCGCCGCTACCCGGGGATGATCCCCGCCGCCGACCTGCGCCGCGATTTCCTGGGGGAACTGGCACGGCGCAAGGACTGGGCGTCATTCACCGCCATGTACCAGCCGGGCCTGGGCGACTCGCTGACCTGCTTCAACCTGCAGGCCAAGCTCGCACGCGGCGAGAAGCTGGTGTTCGAAACCGACATGGCCGACCTGTGGCGCAAGGCCAGCCTGCCGAACAGCTGCGATCCGGTGATCGCCGCGGCCCATGACCAGGGCCTGCTGACCAACGACCGCCTCTGGGCGCGCATCGATGTGGCCGCCAACGCAGGCAAAGGTGGCACCGTCGCATCGCTGGCCGCGTGGCTCTCGCCTTCCGATACGGAGGCTGGGCAGCACCTGGGCCAGGCCCTGAACGACCCCGCCAACGCGGCACGCGATGCCGCGACCTGGCCCGATTCGCCGCGTAACCGGCAGGCCGTGACGCTGGCGCTGCAGCGGCTCGCCCGCAAGCAGTCCGCCGCCGCCGATAGCGCGTGGTCGCAGCTTGGTTCGCGCTTTGCGCTCACCGAGCAGCAGCGCGGCGCGATCCTCAATGCGATCGCCCTGTTCCATGCCACGGATTTCGACGAGACCGCGCTGGATCGCCTCGCTGCGCTGCCGCCGGGCGCGCAGACCGACGCGACCCGCGAGTGGCGTGTACGCGTGGCCCTCGCACGACAGGACTGGACGGCCGCGCTCGCCGCACTGGATGCCCTCGGCACCGCGCAGAAGGACGACGGCGAGTGGCGCTACTTCCGCGCCGTGGTCCTCGCGCACCTGGGTCGCCAGAGTGAAGCCGCCGCGTTGCTGCGCCCTGTGTCGCAGGAAGCCACGTACTTCGGCTTCCTCGCCGCCGACAAGCTCAACACCTCGTATGCCATCTGCCCGTCGAGCATGGCGACCGACGATGCGCGTGAGGCACAACTGCTCGCCGAGCCCGGTCTCGATCGCGCGTTCGAACTCTACGCCGTCGGCCTGCAGAAGCTGGCGCGCCGCGAATGGACGGCCACGCTCAACGGGCGCGATGCCGACACGCAGCGCCTCGCCGCCGACCTCGCCTTCCGCAAGGGCTGGTACGACCGCGCGGTGTTCACCCTTTCGTCGGGCGATGCCCTGCGCCTCTACGAGCAGCGTTTCCCGCTCGCGCGCCAGGATGGCGTGGTCGAGCAGGCCTCGCAGGCCGGCATCGAAGCCCCGTGGGCCTACGCGATCATCCGCGCGGAGAGTGCGTGGATGAGCGATGCGCGCTCCGGCGCCGATGCACGTGGCCTCATGCAGCTGCTGCCTGGCACGGCTGCCAACGTGGCAAAACACAACGGCCTCAGTTGGGCAGGCGGCGAGAGCCTGTACGACCCATCCACCAACATCGTGCTGGGCACGCGCTACCTCGCGGAGATGGCGCAGCGCTTCAATGGCGCCCCGTGGCTTGCCAGCGCGGCCTACAACGCCGGCCCGTACAAGGTCGACCAATGGGTGGAAGCGCGCGGCACGCTGGATCCCGATCTTTTCGTCGCCAGCATCCCGTTCAAGGAAACCCGCGAGTACGTGGCGCGGGTGATGGCGTTCGCGGTGATCTACGACTGGCGCCTCAACGGCAATGCCCTGCCGCTTAGCTCGCGGATGACGCGCATCGGCTCGTCCTACGCGCTCCCGTCGCCGGGCGCCGTGCGTAAGCAGGTGACCTGCCCGGCGCCTGCGATCGCGAAGCCCGCGCCGCAGAGCGCACCGGCGGCGCTTGAGCCCGCACCAGCCGCCGCCTCGTCGGCACCAGCGGCACAGGATCCGAAGGATTCCCAGCCATAACCCACAGGAGGCAGCCGCCATGAATCCCCAGCGCATCGTGATGCTTGGCGGCACCGGGTTCGTCGGTACGGCGCTGGTGCCGCGCCTGGCCGCTGATGGCCATGACATACGCCTGCTCACGCGCAATCGCCAGGCACACCGCCACGCGAGCATGGGCCGTAACGTGACCCTGCTGTCGGCCGACGTCCACGACCCGGCCGCACTGCGCAAGCACTTCGCTGGCGCCGATGCGGTGATCAACCTCGTCGGGATATTGAACGAGGGCGGCCGCAATACGTTCGACCGCGTGCACGTGCAGCTGACGCGCTCGGTCATCGAGGCATGCCGGGACACCAGTGTGCATCGCCTGCACCAGATGAGCTCGCTGAAGGCCGGCCAGGGCGCATCGAAGTACCTGCGCACTCGGGGCCAAGCGGAAGCGCTGGTGAAGGGCTCCACGCTCGACTGGACCCTGTACGAACCGAGCACGCTGTTCGGCCCGGGCGATGGCCTGGTCACACGTTTCGACACGCTGCTCCGCGTCGCGCCGGCCATGCCGTTGCCTCGCCCCAACGCGAAGATCACGCCGGTCTACGTGGGCGATGTGGTCGAGGCGATCGCACGTTGCGTCGCCAATCCTGCCGAGTCGCTGCTGCAGACCTTCGAGCTGTACGGGCCGGAGGTGTGGCGACTGGTGGACCTGGTGCGCGCGATCCGCGACACGCGGGGGCGGCGGCGCGCCATCCTGCCCATGCCCGATGCGCTGGGCCGGCTGCAGGCCGCGGTGGCCCAGTTCGCCCCCGGAAAGCCGTTCACCCCGGATAACTTCCTCACCCTTCGCACGGATTCCGTCGGCACGGTTGACGGCCTCGCCCGGCTCGGTATCGTGCCCCAATCGCTCTCGGCATGGCTCCCACGCCTGCTGGGCCCGCCGGCACGCCAGCGCCGCCTCGATGAGGCCCGCAGCCGCCGTCGCCCCTGATTCCACGAACGCAAGGCACCCATGGAGATCTACCTCGTCGGCGGCGCTGTCCGTGACCAACTGCTCGGCCGCCCGGTCGTCGATCGCGACTGGGTGGTCGTAGGCGCCACGCCGGAGCAGATGCTGGCGAAGGGTTACCGCGCGGTCGGCAAGGATTTCCCGGTATTCCTCCACGGCGATAGCAAGGAGGAATACGCGCTGGCCCGCACCGAACGGAAAACCGGCCGCGGCTACCACGGGTTCGCCTTCCACGCGGAACCGACCGTCACGGTCGAGCAGGATCTGGAACGGCGCGACCTCACCATCAATGCCATCGCGCAGCACGACGATGGACGGCTGGTCGATCCGTACGGCGGTGTGGCGGATATCGAGGCGCGTCTGCTTCGGCATGTCTCTTCTGCGTTCGTGGAAGATCCGGTGCGCGTATTGCGCGTCGCACGCTTCGCCGCACGTTACGCGCCGCTCGGCTTCCGCGTGGCCGATGAAACCATGGCGCTCATGCAGCGCATGGTCGAAGAAGGGGAAGTGGATCATCTGGTACCCGAACGTGTCTGGGCGGAAACGCGCAAGGCGCTCGCCGAGCCGATGCCAGATGTGTTCGTTCGCGTACTGCGCGACTGCGGCGCGTTGCGCGTGCTGTTCCCCGAAGTGGATGCGCTGTATGGCGTACCGCAGCGGGCCGAATTCCATCCCGAGGTGGATACCGGCATCCATATTGAAATGGTGCTGCGCGCCGCGGCGACGATCGCGCCAGGCGATGCGCTGGTCGGCTACTGCGCCCTCACCCACGACCTCGGCAAGGCCCTCACGCCGGCAGATGTCTTGCCACGGCACATCATGCACGAGCAGCGCGGCATCGAACCGGTGCAGGCAATGTCAGCGCGCCTCAAGGTGCCTTCGGACTACGCCTTCATGGCGGAAATGGTGTGCAGGCACCACCTCAATGCGCACCAGGCCTTCGAGCTGAAGCCGACGACGGTGCTGCGCCTGCTCGAAGCCCTGGGCGCGCTACGCCGCCCGGAGCGGCTGGAGACCTTCCTGCTCGCCTGCCTCGCCGACAAGCGCGGCCGCCTGCACCACGAACACGATGCCTACCCGCAGGCGGACTACCTGCGCGCCTGCCGCGAGGCCGCGGCGGCGATCACGTCAAAACCCTTCACCGACCAGGGCCTGCAAGGCCCCGCCATTGGCGAGGCGATGAAAAAAGCGCAAGCCGCAGCCATCGCCAGCGTTTCGAAGCCCCTGTAGGAGCGCGCTCCTACAAAGGCGTTCGTTTAGAGACGGGCGCCCTGGTCGGCGGACATCACGCCTTCGGGCAGCGCGGCCTCGTCGATTTCCTTCGCGAACATCATTACCTGGAAGCGCTCGCCCATCTGGTCGGGCAGTGTGAGCTTCTTCACTTCCTGCGCCAGGCGGTAACGGGCGGCTTCGTCGGTAAGGGCCAGGTAGTCTTCTTCAAAGAACTCCTGCATGCCGGCAGCGATGAGGAACTGCGCCTGCGGCATGTATGCCGCCACGCCGAACCCTGCGCTGTTGCCCGCTTCCGCCAGTGCGGTGAAGTCCACCGAGGCGGTGAGGTCCTGCAGGCCCGGCAGGAAGAACGCGTCGCCATGCGCGCGGTGGCGATAGAAGGCGCGCAGCGTGCCGTCGGTGCGCTCGGGCATGTAGAACTCGCTACGCACGTAGCCGTAATCCGCGAAGATCATGGCGCCCTTGCGCAGGGTGCCCGCCACCGCCTGGATCCAGTACGGCAGCTGCGGCAGCACCTCGGTGCGGTAGCCGGCTTCGAACTCGCGGCCCAGGTCGCGCTCGAGGTGACGGACGGCGCCATTCACCAGCACATCGGCCGGACGGTCGGTGCGCATGAAGCGCCCGTCGCCATCCAGCACCACGTATTCCTCGTACACCTCGCCATCGCGCGTGGTGAAGCGCGTGGTCGGGAGCGCATCGATCACTTCGTTGGCGAAGAGCACGCCATCCCACGGCTCTTCCAGCGGTGCATCGAGCCACACCGCACGCTGCGCCACCTCGGGCGGCAGGTTCGCGTGCAGGCGCGTGCGCTGACGGTCGCGCAGGTCGGCGCTCGGTTCGAGGATCATGTAGCGGCGCGGCAACTTGCCGGCCGCATCGAGGGCACGCAGGGCTACTTCAGCGAAGGCGCCGCTGCCGCCGCCGATCTCGAGGAAATCGGCATCCGGGCCGAGCGAGGCAAGCACGGGTTCGAAGGCGCGGACCACGCAGCGGGCGAACAGGGTGCCCAGTTCGGGAGCCGTGACGAAATCACCTTTCGCACCGAACTTGGCCTTGCCGGCGCTGTAATAGCCGAGCCCCGGCGTGTACAGGCAGCGCTCCATGAAGCGCGAGAACGGCATGGGGCCGTGCGCAGCGATCTCTTCGCGGAGGAGACCGGTGAGGTGGTCGGAGTGCGCGCGCTCGTCGGCGCCGGGTTCGGGGAGGCGATCGTTCATGCCGCCTAGGATACCAGCCCCCCGACCCGGCCACTCGTCAGGCTATGGGCGCCGCCCCCGCATCGAAGCGTGTGCTGAACGAGCAGAGCATCACCAGATCGCGCTCCGGGTCGCTGGTCTGGTTCCTGCCATGCAGCACACGGTAGTTGTCGATCAGAACGAAATCGCCGGTTTGCCAACGTATGCCACGCGTGATGGACCGGGCGGCCAACCGAAGCTCATCTAACAAGCCCGCATCAATCTCGCTGCCGTCCTCCCAGGTCACCTGGGTACTGAAGGATCCTTCGGCGTCCTCATGATCGGGGCGCTTATAGGCTTGGGTGAACACGTTCTGGCTAACCGCCTGCTGCCCCGAGTCGTGCACGGGGGTCAGGGCCTCCACGGCGAACTCAAAGACGACACGGCGATCGCTACGCTCCGTGATACTGACGCCGCGGCTAGCCAGGGCAGGCTCCACGTCGCCACCGAGCAACGCATGCACCACGGAATTTCCCGTGAGGATCGCATCGAACGCTTCCGGCGGAACGTAGTTGCGGAAGCGGATGCGACGCCGCGCCAGGATGGCACGCGCTTCGGGCGACAGCTTTTCAAGAATGGCCGCACCATCGGCTACCAACGTTTCCCCGCCGGTGCCCTCGCGCGGGGCGCGGCGGCAGTAGAACCAGAGAAGGTCGGGCCGCAACGGGCTGTTTCCGTACTCGAAGTGCAGATCGAGGGCGGCCTGGCCAACGGTGACGGTCTGCAGCTCGTTGCGGTCGCTGGCAGGCTTCCTGTCACCGAAGGGTGAGAGCAGGAAGCCACGGCTGAAGCGGGACGCGTAGGCATGGAATGCGTCCGCGTCGACTCCGAACCCCCGAAAGAGCACGGCACCATGCCGCGCAAGGTCACTCCAGACCGTATCGTCGTCGATCTCACCAAGCGACCGACCTGATGCCGCGAGAAGCCTGGGGCGATCACTGATAGCTGTATTCATGCGTCATCCGCTCCGTCTGGTGGGAATATCCAATGGCTGCAAGCAGGGCTTCGCGTCTCTCGGCAACCTGGGAAAGCGTGTCACCACGCAACACCGCCTTGAACTGGCCGTCCGCGCAATGGCTACTCTGGCTTCGTTCGCCAGCATCATCGACAAAGCACTCGACGATCCACGGAAGCGTACGGATATAGGCCTGGTCCACTGACAGCGGGACCCCATGGGGCACAAGCAGCCACGAGGTCTCCGCGAGTCGGATCGCGGGAGGGGCCGGTGCCGCGCCGCATTGCGCCGCGTAAGAAGCCTGGTACAGGTTGATCCCGTAGGCCGCCTCGATGGCCGCCACGATGCCGATGCCGCCAGGACGGCTGGCTATCTCGCAGAAATAGAGTTCGGTCTCGGAATAAAACATCTCCAGATGGAAGGCGCCGTCCTGGAATGCGGGCAGCAAACGGAATACTTCGCGCATTGCCGCTTCCACGCGCCGGTTGAGCGCCGCGTCATGGGAGAACTCACTACCAACGTAGGTGAACTCGGTAAACGAGAGGCAGAAATTGAGGTAGCGCGATACAGCGAAGAAGCTGACCTCGCCATCCACGACCAATCCGTCGACGTGAAGCATCGGAAGGTCGATGAATGCCTCAAGCATTTCATCCTGTGCGACCGCGTCAACGCTTGCGATATCCGGGAAGATACGTACCTCGATACCACCCGAGCCCAACAACGGCTTGCGAACGATGGACACGATCCCGTCCGGGGAAAACACTTCCTCCTGTGCACGCCGCTGAAGGGGCGACCAGAAAGCGGGCAGCTTGAACGTCCCTGCCGTACGAAGATATTCCTTCATGAACAGCTTGTTGCGGAACGCGCGCGCGCTCATGAATGATTGCCCCGGCAACCCTAGCGCTTCGCGGATCTTCGCCGCCAGCAGCACATATTGCTCATCCATGCAGGCCACGCGGGTGATCAGTTGGCGCACACCGGCCTGGTCGAGGGCCGCCAGTACACCGCCAAGCGTCATCTCATCGGCGTGGATGGCTTCCATATCGCCCTCGGCCTCGACGGTCGGCGCGGCGCCTGAAGGCTTGATGACAATCAGCCGGCGTGTCGCCGGTACTTTCACTGGTTCCGCGCCCGCTACAAGCAAAACAGTTTGCTCGATCATGCTGCCCCCCGCATGGCCAGGTCATCGAGATGGCGAAGATACGATGCGCGGACGGCCGCTAGCTGACCATCACCATCCGTCGCCAGCGACGATGCGAGTACCGCCCGCATGACTTTCCGCCCGAGTTCCACCGGGGGTAGCGTCGCGATATCCGTGCTCCGAAGGTGGCTCGAAAGCTTCTGCAGGAACGTGTCGGGGCGGGCCTTCACTCGCTGGCCGAGCACGGTTGCCCAGTCCGGGGATATGGCGTAGTCCGCAAGGTTGCTCTCGTCGACGAAATCGAAGCTGACCGAGACCGATGTCTCGAGTGTGCGTACATGGTGGGCCCATTCCGTCCCTACGTAGAGCACCTGCCCCGGCAAGAGCTCGGCATGCCAGGGGGTGGCCTCTCGCCACGTCGGAAATTCAGTGTCGTCGGGCGCCTCTGGATCCATGAAACCGATACCTGCCTGGTAGACATGCGCCAGGTCACGAGGGGCATAGAGCGTCGCACGCTTGCGCCCTCGTAGCTGGGCGATCATGGCGATGGTGCCGTTGTTATCCACATGCAGCGGCGTCAATGCGCCGGGCAGGCTTACCAGCAGCCACAGGTGGTTGAACAGCGAGTAGTAATAGGGAAGCGCATGGTTAACCGGTTGCAGCGGTGCAGGGACGAGCGGAAATACTTCCGCGAAGGTCGGATCGTCTGCGCGGTGTACGAAGCGCAAAGTGCCGCAGTACAAGGGAAGGTCCTGCGCAGCGAAGGCCTCGTACGATCCCTCGAGCCAGCGCCCTTCGTAGAGCTCCCTGGCGCGGTCCGGCTGCTCGATGTAATCGAGGTAACGGGCGAAATCGGTCTCGACGCTCACAAGACTGGCGCTACGATGCGTGACGAAGTTGGGTGCTTTCGCGAACGCGCCTATGTGGCCAAAACGTTCCCTCAACACGCCGAGGTCCTGCCACGCCGCGTAGCTCGGCCAGTCTTGTATGTAGCCACTGATGATCCACGGGCTGTCATGGAGAACCCTCGGGTTTTCGCGATACAACCGGGCAAACTCAGCGACGTCGATCACGGGAATGGCACGGGCCTTCATGCGTAAGCTCCCTGGCAACGGTGCAAAAACGGATCGCCACCGGCGCGCGCCTGCGCGGCAACGAGCACGGTGACGTGGGCGAGGATGGTGGCAGCCGCACGCGCGGTCATGCCATCGTGATCAAGCAGGGGGTTCACCTCGGTCAGGTCGAACCCCACGATCTGCCGCTGCGCGGCGATAACCTGGATGCACCCCACCACATCGGCGATCGTCAGGCCGCCGGGAACCGGGTGGCCCGTGCCGGGAGCGATGTTGGGATCGAGCGCATCGATGTCGACCGACACATAGACAGGCGCGCCCGGCCGCAACCACGCGTGCGGGAGGCCCGCAATGCCACCGTCCACCGGGACGACGTCCAGACGCGGATCCTGGGTGGACTCGTCGAAGTACGTCATGCCCCGATGCCCCACGACGAGGATCCGATCCACCCCGGGTACTGTCGCTACGCGGCGAAGTACCTGCTTGTGGTTGTGCGGAAGTCCGACGTCCCACGGGCAAAAATCGGTATGCGCGTCGAACCACACGATGTCGATCGGTGTGCGCGAGGCGATGGCCGCGATCGCACCATAAGACACGGCGTGGTCGCCGCCGATGACCAGCGGAATATCCCCGGCGAGATGACGCGTGAGAACGGCATCCTGCGTTCGCGCCACGATGCCTGGCCAGTCCACGCCATCGTCGACGACGATATCGCCATGGTCGGTGCCGGCATCCATCGGCACGTCCAGGCCGAGGCTGGCGCCACGTATAGCGGCCGGCCCCTGGCGGCCACCCGATACGTACGCGTTGCCGTAGTCGGATGGTACGCCTACGACGGCAACCGCCGCGCCCCCTCCCTGGCGCGCGTCTCGCGGCCAGCCAAAGAGCGTCGTTGGATGCGAGGGCGGGATCGTCATGAAGAACCCCTGGCAGCTGATACCGCCGCGACAAGGAGGTGGAGCGCGGTCATCGCGAGCGCGCCCCAGCACGGGTGCGCCGGATTCAAGCCGCACACATCGATCGAGATGACCCGCCGGTTGCGGGCAACACTGGTTACGATGGCGCGCACTGTCCGATAATCGAAACCCGTCGATGTCGCCGATGCCAGCGCCGCCATGTCGATGCCAAGGTGAACCGGCACATCCGCCTCATCCAGCCACGAAGCGTCACCACCCTGGGGCGTCACCTGGCGATACCGGCCTGCGCCGGGCCATGGCCGTTGTTCGGGTCGCCCCGCTGGTACGAGGTCGTAGTAATGCCGTACACCGGACAGGGCAAGTGCATGCGAAGCGAGCGTGTTGGCCGTTGGCAGCGCATCGCCTTGCGCGGTCTTGCCGCCACCCGTGCACACGCGTATGACATCGACCTCGCCAGGCCC
This genomic interval carries:
- a CDS encoding glycosyl hydrolase family 17 protein, which encodes MPPQTALARFARPLAWIVLIAAAVFGAGYWYLLGRPVALPDSPTAKIACVSYAPFRLKGETPFDVHAFIPPERIEADLQALSQRFDCVRTYSMGQGLGAVPDIAGRYGMKVLMGIWLGRDPVANEREIELGIAAAKRDHASLRGIVVGNEVMLRGELSEKALAAYIQRVNDATDVPVTYADVWEFWERHPALAKATDYLTIHILPYWEDEPVAPEKAVRHVADVYQHMKAQFPGKQIMIGETGWPSQGRTRRDASASLVNEARYIREFLNYAATVDMPYNVIEAFDQPWKRDLEGTVGGYWGIFDVDAKPKFAMTGPIVEEPRWTWALAAGGVGTLLFLAVGAVRRRWHGAPGWFALALAGFASGTALAAHARLLLFSCRNTLEWGTGIVIGAIALFTALSLARAVASRLASPVNPAAVAPRPAERRRLGITYSDAFTPQRFFWMFVLALYAILMVFNGRYRDFPIGLFALPCIGFFLLSLLRTREDVLMPLVEERLLAILIAGLGVAVVVQELGANLVSWGWMVLGFALALPVLSAWRRASRR
- a CDS encoding transglycosylase SLT domain-containing protein, coding for MAHAFRRLAGLVLAACTLGATHGALAEGTEAQRTQFRQAYATAAQQGGDAWRAQATGLEKYSIYPYIEQAALEHDLRTLDSIRVQDYLRRYPGMIPAADLRRDFLGELARRKDWASFTAMYQPGLGDSLTCFNLQAKLARGEKLVFETDMADLWRKASLPNSCDPVIAAAHDQGLLTNDRLWARIDVAANAGKGGTVASLAAWLSPSDTEAGQHLGQALNDPANAARDAATWPDSPRNRQAVTLALQRLARKQSAAADSAWSQLGSRFALTEQQRGAILNAIALFHATDFDETALDRLAALPPGAQTDATREWRVRVALARQDWTAALAALDALGTAQKDDGEWRYFRAVVLAHLGRQSEAAALLRPVSQEATYFGFLAADKLNTSYAICPSSMATDDAREAQLLAEPGLDRAFELYAVGLQKLARREWTATLNGRDADTQRLAADLAFRKGWYDRAVFTLSSGDALRLYEQRFPLARQDGVVEQASQAGIEAPWAYAIIRAESAWMSDARSGADARGLMQLLPGTAANVAKHNGLSWAGGESLYDPSTNIVLGTRYLAEMAQRFNGAPWLASAAYNAGPYKVDQWVEARGTLDPDLFVASIPFKETREYVARVMAFAVIYDWRLNGNALPLSSRMTRIGSSYALPSPGAVRKQVTCPAPAIAKPAPQSAPAALEPAPAAASSAPAAQDPKDSQP
- a CDS encoding complex I NDUFA9 subunit family protein, translating into MNPQRIVMLGGTGFVGTALVPRLAADGHDIRLLTRNRQAHRHASMGRNVTLLSADVHDPAALRKHFAGADAVINLVGILNEGGRNTFDRVHVQLTRSVIEACRDTSVHRLHQMSSLKAGQGASKYLRTRGQAEALVKGSTLDWTLYEPSTLFGPGDGLVTRFDTLLRVAPAMPLPRPNAKITPVYVGDVVEAIARCVANPAESLLQTFELYGPEVWRLVDLVRAIRDTRGRRRAILPMPDALGRLQAAVAQFAPGKPFTPDNFLTLRTDSVGTVDGLARLGIVPQSLSAWLPRLLGPPARQRRLDEARSRRRP
- a CDS encoding multifunctional CCA addition/repair protein, with protein sequence MEIYLVGGAVRDQLLGRPVVDRDWVVVGATPEQMLAKGYRAVGKDFPVFLHGDSKEEYALARTERKTGRGYHGFAFHAEPTVTVEQDLERRDLTINAIAQHDDGRLVDPYGGVADIEARLLRHVSSAFVEDPVRVLRVARFAARYAPLGFRVADETMALMQRMVEEGEVDHLVPERVWAETRKALAEPMPDVFVRVLRDCGALRVLFPEVDALYGVPQRAEFHPEVDTGIHIEMVLRAAATIAPGDALVGYCALTHDLGKALTPADVLPRHIMHEQRGIEPVQAMSARLKVPSDYAFMAEMVCRHHLNAHQAFELKPTTVLRLLEALGALRRPERLETFLLACLADKRGRLHHEHDAYPQADYLRACREAAAAITSKPFTDQGLQGPAIGEAMKKAQAAAIASVSKPL
- a CDS encoding class I SAM-dependent methyltransferase, which encodes MNDRLPEPGADERAHSDHLTGLLREEIAAHGPMPFSRFMERCLYTPGLGYYSAGKAKFGAKGDFVTAPELGTLFARCVVRAFEPVLASLGPDADFLEIGGGSGAFAEVALRALDAAGKLPRRYMILEPSADLRDRQRTRLHANLPPEVAQRAVWLDAPLEEPWDGVLFANEVIDALPTTRFTTRDGEVYEEYVVLDGDGRFMRTDRPADVLVNGAVRHLERDLGREFEAGYRTEVLPQLPYWIQAVAGTLRKGAMIFADYGYVRSEFYMPERTDGTLRAFYRHRAHGDAFFLPGLQDLTASVDFTALAEAGNSAGFGVAAYMPQAQFLIAAGMQEFFEEDYLALTDEAARYRLAQEVKKLTLPDQMGERFQVMMFAKEIDEAALPEGVMSADQGARL
- a CDS encoding TauD/TfdA family dioxygenase — encoded protein: MNTAISDRPRLLAASGRSLGEIDDDTVWSDLARHGAVLFRGFGVDADAFHAYASRFSRGFLLSPFGDRKPASDRNELQTVTVGQAALDLHFEYGNSPLRPDLLWFYCRRAPREGTGGETLVADGAAILEKLSPEARAILARRRIRFRNYVPPEAFDAILTGNSVVHALLGGDVEPALASRGVSITERSDRRVVFEFAVEALTPVHDSGQQAVSQNVFTQAYKRPDHEDAEGSFSTQVTWEDGSEIDAGLLDELRLAARSITRGIRWQTGDFVLIDNYRVLHGRNQTSDPERDLVMLCSFSTRFDAGAAPIA
- a CDS encoding ATP-grasp domain-containing protein; this encodes MIEQTVLLVAGAEPVKVPATRRLIVIKPSGAAPTVEAEGDMEAIHADEMTLGGVLAALDQAGVRQLITRVACMDEQYVLLAAKIREALGLPGQSFMSARAFRNKLFMKEYLRTAGTFKLPAFWSPLQRRAQEEVFSPDGIVSIVRKPLLGSGGIEVRIFPDIASVDAVAQDEMLEAFIDLPMLHVDGLVVDGEVSFFAVSRYLNFCLSFTEFTYVGSEFSHDAALNRRVEAAMREVFRLLPAFQDGAFHLEMFYSETELYFCEIASRPGGIGIVAAIEAAYGINLYQASYAAQCGAAPAPPAIRLAETSWLLVPHGVPLSVDQAYIRTLPWIVECFVDDAGERSQSSHCADGQFKAVLRGDTLSQVAERREALLAAIGYSHQTERMTHEYSYQ
- a CDS encoding cupin-like domain-containing protein → MKARAIPVIDVAEFARLYRENPRVLHDSPWIISGYIQDWPSYAAWQDLGVLRERFGHIGAFAKAPNFVTHRSASLVSVETDFARYLDYIEQPDRARELYEGRWLEGSYEAFAAQDLPLYCGTLRFVHRADDPTFAEVFPLVPAPLQPVNHALPYYYSLFNHLWLLVSLPGALTPLHVDNNGTIAMIAQLRGRKRATLYAPRDLAHVYQAGIGFMDPEAPDDTEFPTWREATPWHAELLPGQVLYVGTEWAHHVRTLETSVSVSFDFVDESNLADYAISPDWATVLGQRVKARPDTFLQKLSSHLRSTDIATLPPVELGRKVMRAVLASSLATDGDGQLAAVRASYLRHLDDLAMRGAA
- a CDS encoding arginase family protein → MTIPPSHPTTLFGWPRDARQGGGAAVAVVGVPSDYGNAYVSGGRQGPAAIRGASLGLDVPMDAGTDHGDIVVDDGVDWPGIVARTQDAVLTRHLAGDIPLVIGGDHAVSYGAIAAIASRTPIDIVWFDAHTDFCPWDVGLPHNHKQVLRRVATVPGVDRILVVGHRGMTYFDESTQDPRLDVVPVDGGIAGLPHAWLRPGAPVYVSVDIDALDPNIAPGTGHPVPGGLTIADVVGCIQVIAAQRQIVGFDLTEVNPLLDHDGMTARAAATILAHVTVLVAAQARAGGDPFLHRCQGAYA